A single Ptiloglossa arizonensis isolate GNS036 chromosome 2, iyPtiAriz1_principal, whole genome shotgun sequence DNA region contains:
- the LOC143154925 gene encoding protein charybde, with amino-acid sequence MEVLPCPVNVNFSNTRAGTVTDELDGACQALAKRLEVELRRAKHAQLACGEVLLPADLLPRIAKNVLSMAENEPCGLRGCTLFISFETDSVCRKLSKIQCDPNAVSTFELYLTLKQDHTSWHILLPQFLKNLTRGGTIMISRDFTLEKKKLYRSYQQAQ; translated from the exons ATGGAGGTTTTACCATGTCCCGTAAATGTGAATTTCAGCAATACGAGAG CTGGAACTGTGACTGATGAATTGGATGGAGCTTGCCAGGCTCTAGCGAAACGGCTCGAAGTTGAACTGAGGAGGGCTAAGCATGCGCAGTTGGCATGTGGTGAAGTTTTGCTACCTGCTGACCTCCTGCCTAGAATAGCCAAAAATGTTCTTAGCATGGCTGAAAATGAACCTTGTGGTCTTAG AGGTTGTACGCTGTTCATCAGTTTTGAAACTGACAGTGTGTGTCGCAAATTATCGAAAATACAATGCGATCCTAACGCAGTATCTACCTTTGAATTATACTTGACATTGAAACAAGATCACACATCTTGGCACATTCTCTTACCTCAATTTTTAAA AAACCTTACGCGAGGAGGTACTATCATGATCAGTAGAGATTTTactttggaaaaaaagaaattatacagATCGTACCAGCAGGCACAATGA